The window TGTCGAGGAGCGGGAGCAGGAACTCGATCGGGAACGGCAGCGGCGCGTCGGTGACGACCGAGAGCGCGACCAGCCCCGGGATCAGGACGATCCCCCACGCCATCGCGGACATGAGTCCGTGCCAGGCCCCCTCGGCGGGTTCCTCGCCGGCGAGGTACCCCGCGAGCGCGCTCCCGGCGAGGCCGCCGACGAGCGTCACCCGCCCGGTCGCGGCGAAGACGAGCGCCTCGCTGCAGGCCGCGAGTGCGAACCCGCCCGCGACGGCCCGCCATCGCGTCATACCCGCGACGTCGTCGGTCCACCGGATAAATCCACGTGTCAAATACTCAATGGTGATAACGCGGTGGCGATCGCTTCCGGGTCGGCAGGAATGTACTGGCGGTCGACTTCGGTCTGGAAAACGGTGTCGAGGGGTGCGACAGCTACTCCCGGCCGCGCCGCTCGCGCATGCTCTGTCGCGTGAACTGCGGTTTCGCGCGGATCCCCTTCTTCCGACGGAACGACCGGTACAGCGCCACCAGCGCCGGTAGCGTCAACACGGCGGCGACGGCCGCCGGAACCACGCTCGCGCCCTCGAACGCGTAGAGGATCGCCGTCGAAAGCGCCCCCACCGCGACGAAGAGGCCGTAGACGATCCGGCGTGCGAGCCGATCCAGCACGTCGTTCTCGTCTTCGAGCCGGACGTTGATCGAGAGGTTCTCGTTCTCGACGCGGTCGAGCGTCCGGTTGAGCTTCGGCGGCACCTCGAACAGCGCCCGGGAGGTCTCCTGGACCTGTTTCCCGCCCTTCTGAATCAACTGTTTCGCCGTCTCCTCGTAGTAGCCCTCCTCTTCGAGGTAGTCGGTCGCGACGGAGATGAAGTCGAAGTCGGGGTCCAGCGTCACGCAGACGCCCTCGACGACGGTCGCGACCCGGAGCACCAACGCGAGGTTCTGGGGCAGTCTGAGCGGGAACTCGTAGATCGTCGACTCGACCTGTTCGATGATCTGCTGGACGCGGTACTGTTCGATGTCCTCCCCGCGGGCGTCGGCGATGGCCAGTTCCATCACGTCGCCCATCACCTGCCGGTCGGCCTCCGGCGAGAGCGTCCCCATCTCGACGAGCGTGTCTAAGATGGCGTCGATGTTCTGGTTCGCGACGGCGACGTAGAAGTCGATGATCTTCTCCTGGATGAACGGGTCGACCCGCCCCGACATCCCGAAGTCGTAGAAGATGATCTCGCCGGCGTCGGTGACCGCCAGGTTCCCCGGGTGGGGGTCGGCGTGGAAGACGCCGTCGTCGACGATCATCTGGAGGTAGACGCGCTGGAGCGTCGTCGCCAACTGCGTCCGGTCGAGCCCCTTCTCGTCGAGCGTCTCGACGTCGTTGATCTTCGTTCCCGGCAGGTACTCCATCGTGAGCACGCGCGGGCCGGACCGCGCGTCGATCGGCCGCGGGATCCGGATCTCCGGGCTGTCGGCGAAGTTCGACTTGATCTCTTCGAGGATGCGCTTCTCCCGACTGTAGTCCATCTCCTGGCGGATCGTCTTCGCGAACTCGTCGGCGAGGTTCTCCAGGGAGAACGCCCGGCCCTGCCCGATGAACCGGCGGATGAGCGGCAGCGACCACCGAACGACGCGGAGGTCGGCCTCGACGAGTTCCTCGATCCCCGGTCGGCGGACCTTCACGGCGACCGGGTCGCCCTCGTACCGCGCGGTGTAGACCTGCCCCAGGCTCGCGCCGCTGATCGGCTCGCGGTCGAAGTCCTCGAACGCGTCGTCCACGGGGCCGAGTTCCGCTTCGAGGACCTGCCGCGACTCCTCCCAGGGGGCCGGCGGAACGTCGTCCTGGAGGCTCGACAGCACGTCGATGTACTCCGCCGGGAGGATGTCCGGCCGCGTCGAGAGCAGTTGCCCGAGCTTGATGAACGTCGGCCCCAGCGTCAAGAGCGAGTCCAGGAGGATCTCTGCGCGTTCGATGCGTGTCTCGGTGTCGACGCGTCGGCTCCCGCCGAAGACGACGTACTTCCGCCGGTCACGGGTGTACGCGACGATCAGCGGGAAGAACTGTCGGACGACGACGAGGAATCGCCAGTACGCGCGGAGGTTCACCAGCGTGACCACCCGGCGGTTACGCGTCGTCTCCGGCCGACGTGATCGGGATCGTCTCGCCCGCCGCGGCGTCCCGCTTCGGGAGCGTGACGGTGAAGACGCCGCGTTCGACCTCCGCGGTGGCCCCCGCACCGGTCGCGTCCGGCGGCAGCGGCAGCTCGGCGTCGATGAACAGCGAGCGCCCCTCCTCGACGTAGGCGAACGACGCCGGGACGTCCTTCTCTCGTCTCGCTTCGACGACGAGCCGGCCGCGATCGACGCGCATCTCGGCGGTCTCGGCCGTCACTCCGGGGAGATCGAGCACGATCCGGTAGGCGTCCTCGGACTCCAGCAGGTCGGCGAACACCGACTCCGGGAGTTCCCGAAGCGCGTCCCGCAGTGTTGTCATACACGCCGCTAGGGACGGCGGGTCGAAAAAGCCCGCGGTTGTTCCCCGGGACGTCGGCCACAAGAGCTACAAGCACCGATTTCCGTCGGTCCGCTCGAACGCGACTCGACCGTCTCCGAACCGTCAGTCCGGCTCCGAACGCCGCCGGACGCGACGAGGCGACTCCGAACCGGCGGCGCGTGCCGCGGCTCTTTTTGTACTCGCGACCGCAACGTCACGTATGGATTCTGCGGACACCGACGACACGCCGCCCGAGCGCCAGTCGGCCGGGTTCAAGGACCGAACCCGGATCGACGCCGCCCGCCGCACGCTGCTCGACGCGGCGACGCCGCACGACCGAACCGAACGGCTCTCGCTCGTCCCCGCGGACGGCCGCGCGCTCGCCGAACCGATCGCCTCCGAACGCGCGGTCCCCGACTACGAGCGCTCGGCGATGGACGGCTGGGCGGTCCGCGCCCGCGACACCTTCGGCGCGTCGGACCGCTCGCCCGGTATCCTGCGCGTCGCCGACGGGGAGGCCGAGTCCGTCCCCGAGGCGTCCGTCGGCCCCGAGACCGCCGTCCGCGTCCACACCGGCAGCGAACTCCCCGAGGGGGCCGACGCCGTCGTGATGATCGAACACGCCGAGCGCGTCGGCGACGACCTCGAGGTTTTCGACGCCGTCACCGAGGGCGAGAACGTCGCCCCCGTCGGCGAGGACGTCGCCGAGGGGCAGGAACTCTTCGAGCCGGGCCACCGGCTCCGCCCCTCCGATCTCGGCCTCCTGAAGTCCGTCGGCGTCGACCGCGTGAGCGTCTACGAGCGGCCGACCGTCGGGGTGATTCCCACGGGCGAGGAGCTGGTACAGGAGGACCCAGACCCCGGCGAGGTGATCGAGACCAACGGCCTCACCGTCTCCCGACTGGTCGAGCGCTGGGGCGGCCTCCCCACCTATCGCAACGTCGTCACCGACGACGAGTCGGCGCTGCGGGCGGCGATCCAGCGCGACCTGACGAAGGACGTCGTCGTGACGACCGGCGGCTCCTCCGTGGGGGCGCGCGACCTCCTCCCGGAGGTCGTCGACGACCTCGGGGAGGTGCTCGTCCACGGCGTCGCGCTCAAGCCGGGCCACCCCGTCGCGCTCGGCGTCGTCGAGGAGACGCCCGTCGTGATGCTGCCCGGCTACCCCGTCGCCGCCATCGTCAACGCCGTGCAGTTCCTCCGGCCGCTCGTGAAACACGTGGGGCATCTCCCCGACGATCCGCAGCCGACGACACGCGCGCGACTCGCCCGGAAGATCCCGAGCGAACCCGGCGTGCGGACGTTCGCGCGGGTTCGGCTGGGAGACGGCGACGCCACGGCGGCTGACGTCGCCGAGGACGCGACGGGGGCTGACGCCGACGCGACGGCGGCCGAGACCGACAGCGAACCGGAGGGCGGCGACCTCCCCGAGGCGACGCCGACCCGCGCGTCCGGGTCGGGCGTCCTCTCCTCGGTGGCGCTCGCGGACGGTTGGGTCGTCGTCCCCGAGGGCCGCGAGGGCTACGACGCGGGCGAGACCGTCACCGTCGAGCACTGGGAGTGGTCGGCGTGAGCGACCGCAAGCAGTTCCGGGACCTCGTCGACCCCGACGTGGCCCACGACGCGATCGAGTCGCTGGACCTCGCTCCCGACGCGGAGACGGTCCCCCTCGCGGAGGCGCGCGGGCGAGTCCTGGCCGAGCGGATCGACGCCGACCTCGACGTCCCGGGGTTCGACCGCGCGAGCATGGACGGCTACGCCGTCCGCGGCCGCGACACCTTCGGCGCGGACGAGGTCGATCCGGTCACACTCGACCTCGTCGGGTCCGTTCACGCGGGCACGGAACCCGACGTCGAGGTCGGCGAGGGCGAGGCGGCCGAGATATCGACCGGCGCGGTGATGCCCGACGGCGCGGACGCGGTCGTGATGGTCGAGCGCACCGAGGAAGTGGGCGAGGCCGTCGCCGTCCGCACGGCCGTCGCCCCCGGCGACAACGTGATGCTCGCCGGCACCGACGTCGCCGCCGGCGCTCGCGCGCTCGGACCCGGAACCGGACTCACGCCGCGGGAGATCGGCCTGCTCTCGGCACTCGGGATCGACGAGGTGCCCGTCCGCGGTCGGCCGACGGTCGGCATCGTCTCGACGGGCGACGAACTCGTCCGGCCGGGCGAGGAGCTCCGCAGCGAGCGCGGCGAGATCTACGACGTCAACAGCTACACCATCGCCGCGGGCGTCGAGGAGGCGGGCGGCGAGGCGGAACTGTACCCGCACGCCGGCGACGACTACGAGCAGATGGAACGGCTGCTCGTCGAGGCCGCCGAGGAGTGCGACCTCGTGCTCTCCTCGGGGTCGACCTCCGCCTCGGCGGTCGACGTCATCTACCGGGTGATCGAAGAGCGCGGCGACCTGCTCTTGCACGGGGTCGCGGTCAAGCCCGGAAAACCGATGCTCGTCGGCGAACTCGAAGACAGCGCCTACGTCGGCCTGCCCGGCTACCCCGTCTCCGCGCTCACCATCTTCCGGACGTTCGTCGCGCCCGCGATCCGCGAGGCCGCCGGGCTCCCCGAATCGCAGATCGCGACCGTCCGGGGGCGGATGGCCGTCCGCGAGCGCTACGCGGAGGGACGGCTCCGCCTGATGCCCGTCGGCCTCCTCGCCGACGAGGCGGGCGAGACGCTCGTCTATCCGGTCGACAAGGGGTCGGGGGCGACGACGTCGCTCGTCGAGGCCGACGGCGTCGTCGCGGTCGATCCCGACACCGAGTACCTCGACGAGGGCGAAGCCGTCGACGTGCAACTGTTCTCGCCGGACGTGCGCGCGCCGACGCTGCTCGCCGTCGGCGAGGACGACCCCGCGCTCTCTCGGCTGCTGGACCGGCTGGAGAACCCGCGATTCCTCCCGGTGGGGAGCCGCGAGGGGCTCCGACGGCTCGGCGGCGGCGTGCCCGACGTCGCGGTCGTCGCCGGACCGGTCGAACGCGACGTCGACAGCGTCGACCTCGGCGGGTGGACCCGCGAGTGGGGACTGGTCGTCCCCGACGGCAACCCCGCGGAGGTCGGGGGGCTCGCCGACCTCGTCGATCGCGACCTCGCGTTCCACAACCGCGGCCGCGACGCCGGCGTCCGCGCGAGCCTCGACGCCGCTATCGAGGAACTGGCCGCCGAACGCGGCGTCTCCCGGGCGGAACTCGCCGACGCGATCCGCGGCTACGAGATCGGCTCGAAGGGGTTCGAGAGCCCCGCCCGCGCTGTCGCCCGCGGCGACGCCGACGCGGGTCTCGGCCTCCGGGCGACCGCGGAGAAACTCGGACTCGGGTTCGTCTCGCTCGGGACCGAGTCGGTCGGCATCCGTGCGAACCCGGACCGAACGGAGAAACCGGGCGTCGAGGAACTGTCCGAAGCGCTCGAAACCGCGGGCGAGGACGGACTGTTCGCGTCGCTCGCGGGGTACGAGGCGTCGTCGCTGTCGTCGGAACGGTAAGCGTCGCGACGTCTACGGTCCCGGTTCGGCTTCGACGGTCCCGCCGTCGGCGGCGACGTCGAAGCCGCGGTCCGGAAGCGAGAGTTCGTCGAACGAGGAGACGCGGTGATCGGCGAGGACGCAGCGCCCCCGGTGCTCCGGCGAGTGCCGCTCGACGTGGATGCCGTCGAGTCCGGCGTTCCAGGCCGCGCCGACGTCGCTCGCGCCGTCGCCGGCGAGGACGCCGCGGCCGGGACGGGACGGATGCAGGCCGAGCCGTTCGATCGCCCGGTGGACCGGGCCGGGATCCGGCTTCCAGCCGGTCTCGGCGGTGCAGGAGACGAACGCGTCGAACCAGTCGCCGACGTCGAGGTGCTCGACGACCGGTTCGGCGAGGAACTCCTGGCAGTGGGTCACGACGCCGACGGGCACGTCGGCGGCGACGAGTTCGGAGACGAGGTCGGCGGCGTCGTCGTGGAGGTACGTCGCCTCCGCGCGGGCCTGTGGATCTTCGACGGCGTGAAACGCCGGCCAGAACGTCTCGGGGTCGATCCCCCACTCGCGGAGCTGCGGGTCGCGTCCCCCGCCGAGTCCGTGCCAGATGACCTCCGCCTCGCGGTCGGTGAACTCCCGGCCCACCCTGTCGCCGACGCGGTCGAACACCTCGCGGGTGTACGACCACTCGGCGTCGACGAGCGTGCCGTCGAGGTCGAACAGCCAGAAGTCGTAGGCGGCGTCGATCGGATCGGCGTTCATCGGGCGGAGAGGTACGCCGCGCCCCCGTAAGTGTATTTCGGCGGCGGCGGTCGGCCGCTCTCGACCGTCGCGACGGCGATCGACTGCGTTTCGACCGTCACGACGGTGTCCCGTCCCTCACCCCTCGACGACGCGGATGCTGGAACCGAGGTGCCGGTGGAGCACGTCGCGCGGACTATCGCCGTCGAACTCGCCGGGGGCCGACTCGATCGCCTCTTCGAGCGCTTCGCGGTACGCCGGATCGAGACGCAGTTCGCTGAACGACATGTCCTCGACGGGCACCGACAGCCACGACTCGGCGAGTTCGCGCGCGTGTCGCTCGTCGCCGACCTCGCCGCGCCAGAGCGCGTCGCGGAAGAACAGCCACTCGCCCTCCCCGGGCGGGTCGGCGGCGACCTCGACCGTCGTCTCGACGGTCTCCGGGGAGACGCTGACCTCGGGCGGCGTCTCGAACCGCACCCGGACGCGGAAGACGTAGGCGGCGTCCACGGTCTCGGTCAGTACTCCGAGTCGAAGAGGTTCGCCAGCCGGATGTCCTTCTCGGTGATGCCGCCCTCCTCGTGGCTGGTGAGTCGGACCTCCACCTCCTCGTAGCCGATGCGGATCTCGGGGTGGTGGAACTCCTCCTCTGCGACTTCTCCGACCTGCGTGGCGAATGAGACGCCGGCCAGGTAGTCGTCGAACGCGTACGTTCGCGCGATCTCGTCGCCCTCCTGCTCCCACTCGTCCGGGAGTTGCGTTCGGATCTCCTCGTCTGAGAGTAGCTCTGCCATACCGAGTACGTCACTCGCCGGCCGCATAACGTTTCTCCCGCCTCCCGATCGGTCGCAAAAGAAAGAACCCGGTCAGTCGTCGGAGGCGCTCTCGAGGGCGTACTGCGGGACCTCCTCGTCGCCCGACTGCTTCGTCTCGCAGTCGCCCGCGGCATCGGTCGCGGAAGCCTCCGTTTTCCGGTCGTCGCCGGCCTCTCGGCCGTTTCGCTCCCGCCGGGAACCCGGCGCGATCGACGTCCGCGACTCGCCGAACTCCGGATCGAAGAGCGCCATCGCCGTCTGGATCGTCGACCAGTCGTCCTCGGTGGCGGCGTCGCGGAGGCTCTTCGTCGGCGCGGCGAGCAACTGGCCGACGAGCGCGTCCGCCATCGATTCGACGGTCTCGCGCTGCTCGTCGGTCAACTCGCCCTGCGCCTCCAGCCGCGAGATCGCGGTGTCGACCTCGCGGGACTTCACCTGCTCGGCCGCTTCGTACATCGTGCTGATCGCCTCGTCCGCCTGCCGCCGCTTGTAGGTGTCCAGCAGCCGATCGAACTCCGCGTCGATCATCGCCTCGACCTCCTCGGCTGCGGCCTTTCGAGCCGCTTTCGTCTCCTCGGTGACCGACTCCAAGGCGTCGATGTCGTGGACGACGACCTCCTCGAGTTCCGCGGCGTCGGGGTGGACGTCGCGCGGCTGGGCGAGGTCGATCACGAGCGTCTCGCCCGCCTCGCCGACGTCGTCGGGGTCGAGCAGGTACTCCGGATGACTCGTCGCGGTGACGACGACGTCGGCGCCGTCGAGCGCGTCCGCGACCGCATCGAGCGAAACCGCCCGTGCGGGCGTTTCGACGGTCTCGGCGACGTGCTCGGCGTGCGGGACGGTCCGGTTGGCGACGGTCAGTTCGGCGACGCCGGCGTCCGCGAGGGCGTTGGCCGCGAGTTTGCCCATCTCGCCGGCACCGACAACGAGCGCAGTCGACCCGTCGAGGTCGATCTCGGTCTCGGCGAGCCGCGCGGCCGCGGAGCCGATCGAGATCGCTCCCTCGTTGATCTCGGTCTCGGTCCGCGCCCGCTCGCCCACGTGGACCGCCTTCGTGAGCCCGATCTCCAGCGTCGCCCCGAGCGCGCCCGCGTTGCGGGCGATCTCGACCGCGCGCTTGAACTGCCCGAGGATCTGGTCCTCGCCGAGGACGAGCGATTCGAGCCCCGCGGCGACGCGGATCAGGTGTCGGAGGCTCTCTTCGTGGCCCGTCTCGACGACGGCGTCGTCGGGCGCGTCTCCGTGAACCGCCTCGAGCGCGCGTCGCCCCCGTGCGGTGGACTCGGCGACGACGTACGCCTCCGCCCGGTTGCAGGTCTGAATCGCGAACGCTTCGCTGACGCCCTCGCTGTCGAGAAGCGTCTCGACGACCGCCCGGACGTCTTCGCCCGCCGCGTCTTCGATCTCGTCGACGCCGGCGCGGTCGTGCGACACACGGGACCCACAGATCACTCCCACGTCCATCGGTCACCCCCTGTCGTGTTCCGTATCACGCGTGTCGCCTCTCGGCGGGGATTGGACGCCCCCGTACGTAAAGCCTTCCAAACCAGCGGGTCGCGAACCACCGCACGGATCGCATCACGACGCGCGGACGGATCGAGGTTCGAGGCGCGTAGATCGGCCCGTAACTCCCCGGTCAGTGCCGCCATCGCTTCCGCCCCCTCGATCTCCGCTTCGATCCGCTCGCGCAGGTACTTCGCGAGCGCCGGGCTCCTCCCTCCGGTCGAGATCGCGATCCGGACGTCTCCGTCCGCGACCGTCGCGGGGACGACGACATCGCGGACGGGGTCGGGATCGCCTGTGTTTCCGGTCGTCGGGTCGCTTCCATCCCGTCGGTCCGCGGCGGCGTCTTCGTCCGGTCCGTCCACGGCGTCGTCGTCGGGTCCGTCCGCCGTATCGCCTTCGCCCGATCCGTCCGCCGTGTCATTTTCGTCGGATCCGTCCGGCCCGATCGAACTGCTGTCGGCGCGGTTGACGAGCAGGCCTCGATCCCGCGCCGCGGCCGCGACGGCGTCGTTTACCGCCCCGTCGTCGGTCGCGGCCACGACGAGGACCGGGCCCGTCCGCGCGATCCACGCGTCGACGCCGTCGGGCGTCGGTCGCGCCCGAACCCGCGCGATCTCGCCCTCGGCGGTCTCGTCGGCCTCCCAGTCGCGCCCCTCGTCGAACTCGGGGCTGACGACGACGACGCGCGCCTCCGCGGCGAAGCGTCCGGCCTTCCGCGCGCCGACGGGGCCGCCGCCGAAGACGAGTACCGTCTCCCCGGTGAAGTCGTGATACAGCGGGATCATCCCTGTGAGCCTCGCTCTCGTGTCTCGCTCGTTCGGACGTTCCTCAGTCTACTCGTTCGGACGCCCCTCCACATCCGCTTACTCGGACGCTCCTGATGCCTGCTCATTCGGTGTTCGCCGCGGCGCGCTCGTCGAGTCTGATTCCCGTCTTCTTCAGGATGCCAGTCGAGAACAGCGAGTCCCAGTCGTCCTCGCCGACGTCCCAGTACTCGCGCATCGTCTCGCGCACCTGCTCGATCCGT is drawn from Halobellus limi and contains these coding sequences:
- the lwrS gene encoding LWR-salt protein, whose amino-acid sequence is MDAAYVFRVRVRFETPPEVSVSPETVETTVEVAADPPGEGEWLFFRDALWRGEVGDERHARELAESWLSVPVEDMSFSELRLDPAYREALEEAIESAPGEFDGDSPRDVLHRHLGSSIRVVEG
- a CDS encoding Hsp20/alpha crystallin family protein, with amino-acid sequence MTTLRDALRELPESVFADLLESEDAYRIVLDLPGVTAETAEMRVDRGRLVVEARREKDVPASFAYVEEGRSLFIDAELPLPPDATGAGATAEVERGVFTVTLPKRDAAAGETIPITSAGDDA
- a CDS encoding 4a-hydroxytetrahydrobiopterin dehydratase, yielding MAELLSDEEIRTQLPDEWEQEGDEIARTYAFDDYLAGVSFATQVGEVAEEEFHHPEIRIGYEEVEVRLTSHEEGGITEKDIRLANLFDSEY
- a CDS encoding molybdopterin molybdotransferase MoeA; this encodes MDSADTDDTPPERQSAGFKDRTRIDAARRTLLDAATPHDRTERLSLVPADGRALAEPIASERAVPDYERSAMDGWAVRARDTFGASDRSPGILRVADGEAESVPEASVGPETAVRVHTGSELPEGADAVVMIEHAERVGDDLEVFDAVTEGENVAPVGEDVAEGQELFEPGHRLRPSDLGLLKSVGVDRVSVYERPTVGVIPTGEELVQEDPDPGEVIETNGLTVSRLVERWGGLPTYRNVVTDDESALRAAIQRDLTKDVVVTTGGSSVGARDLLPEVVDDLGEVLVHGVALKPGHPVALGVVEETPVVMLPGYPVAAIVNAVQFLRPLVKHVGHLPDDPQPTTRARLARKIPSEPGVRTFARVRLGDGDATAADVAEDATGADADATAAETDSEPEGGDLPEATPTRASGSGVLSSVALADGWVVVPEGREGYDAGETVTVEHWEWSA
- a CDS encoding ABC1 kinase family protein, which codes for MVTLVNLRAYWRFLVVVRQFFPLIVAYTRDRRKYVVFGGSRRVDTETRIERAEILLDSLLTLGPTFIKLGQLLSTRPDILPAEYIDVLSSLQDDVPPAPWEESRQVLEAELGPVDDAFEDFDREPISGASLGQVYTARYEGDPVAVKVRRPGIEELVEADLRVVRWSLPLIRRFIGQGRAFSLENLADEFAKTIRQEMDYSREKRILEEIKSNFADSPEIRIPRPIDARSGPRVLTMEYLPGTKINDVETLDEKGLDRTQLATTLQRVYLQMIVDDGVFHADPHPGNLAVTDAGEIIFYDFGMSGRVDPFIQEKIIDFYVAVANQNIDAILDTLVEMGTLSPEADRQVMGDVMELAIADARGEDIEQYRVQQIIEQVESTIYEFPLRLPQNLALVLRVATVVEGVCVTLDPDFDFISVATDYLEEEGYYEETAKQLIQKGGKQVQETSRALFEVPPKLNRTLDRVENENLSINVRLEDENDVLDRLARRIVYGLFVAVGALSTAILYAFEGASVVPAAVAAVLTLPALVALYRSFRRKKGIRAKPQFTRQSMRERRGRE
- a CDS encoding molybdopterin biosynthesis protein — protein: MSDRKQFRDLVDPDVAHDAIESLDLAPDAETVPLAEARGRVLAERIDADLDVPGFDRASMDGYAVRGRDTFGADEVDPVTLDLVGSVHAGTEPDVEVGEGEAAEISTGAVMPDGADAVVMVERTEEVGEAVAVRTAVAPGDNVMLAGTDVAAGARALGPGTGLTPREIGLLSALGIDEVPVRGRPTVGIVSTGDELVRPGEELRSERGEIYDVNSYTIAAGVEEAGGEAELYPHAGDDYEQMERLLVEAAEECDLVLSSGSTSASAVDVIYRVIEERGDLLLHGVAVKPGKPMLVGELEDSAYVGLPGYPVSALTIFRTFVAPAIREAAGLPESQIATVRGRMAVRERYAEGRLRLMPVGLLADEAGETLVYPVDKGSGATTSLVEADGVVAVDPDTEYLDEGEAVDVQLFSPDVRAPTLLAVGEDDPALSRLLDRLENPRFLPVGSREGLRRLGGGVPDVAVVAGPVERDVDSVDLGGWTREWGLVVPDGNPAEVGGLADLVDRDLAFHNRGRDAGVRASLDAAIEELAAERGVSRAELADAIRGYEIGSKGFESPARAVARGDADAGLGLRATAEKLGLGFVSLGTESVGIRANPDRTEKPGVEELSEALETAGEDGLFASLAGYEASSLSSER
- a CDS encoding DUF5518 domain-containing protein, with the translated sequence MTRWRAVAGGFALAACSEALVFAATGRVTLVGGLAGSALAGYLAGEEPAEGAWHGLMSAMAWGIVLIPGLVALSVVTDAPLPFPIEFLLPLLDTAGEATAAILLSASLPNVAAGALGSLTRRRDDTRGRSDEHAGRRPAEGEPEDAR
- a CDS encoding precorrin-2 dehydrogenase/sirohydrochlorin ferrochelatase family protein, giving the protein MIPLYHDFTGETVLVFGGGPVGARKAGRFAAEARVVVVSPEFDEGRDWEADETAEGEIARVRARPTPDGVDAWIARTGPVLVVAATDDGAVNDAVAAAARDRGLLVNRADSSSIGPDGSDENDTADGSGEGDTADGPDDDAVDGPDEDAAADRRDGSDPTTGNTGDPDPVRDVVVPATVADGDVRIAISTGGRSPALAKYLRERIEAEIEGAEAMAALTGELRADLRASNLDPSARRDAIRAVVRDPLVWKALRTGASNPRREATRVIRNTTGGDRWTWE
- a CDS encoding HAD family hydrolase, with the protein product MNADPIDAAYDFWLFDLDGTLVDAEWSYTREVFDRVGDRVGREFTDREAEVIWHGLGGGRDPQLREWGIDPETFWPAFHAVEDPQARAEATYLHDDAADLVSELVAADVPVGVVTHCQEFLAEPVVEHLDVGDWFDAFVSCTAETGWKPDPGPVHRAIERLGLHPSRPGRGVLAGDGASDVGAAWNAGLDGIHVERHSPEHRGRCVLADHRVSSFDELSLPDRGFDVAADGGTVEAEPGP
- the hemA gene encoding glutamyl-tRNA reductase — encoded protein: MDVGVICGSRVSHDRAGVDEIEDAAGEDVRAVVETLLDSEGVSEAFAIQTCNRAEAYVVAESTARGRRALEAVHGDAPDDAVVETGHEESLRHLIRVAAGLESLVLGEDQILGQFKRAVEIARNAGALGATLEIGLTKAVHVGERARTETEINEGAISIGSAAARLAETEIDLDGSTALVVGAGEMGKLAANALADAGVAELTVANRTVPHAEHVAETVETPARAVSLDAVADALDGADVVVTATSHPEYLLDPDDVGEAGETLVIDLAQPRDVHPDAAELEEVVVHDIDALESVTEETKAARKAAAEEVEAMIDAEFDRLLDTYKRRQADEAISTMYEAAEQVKSREVDTAISRLEAQGELTDEQRETVESMADALVGQLLAAPTKSLRDAATEDDWSTIQTAMALFDPEFGESRTSIAPGSRRERNGREAGDDRKTEASATDAAGDCETKQSGDEEVPQYALESASDD